One Bos taurus isolate L1 Dominette 01449 registration number 42190680 breed Hereford chromosome 3, ARS-UCD2.0, whole genome shotgun sequence DNA window includes the following coding sequences:
- the MYCBP gene encoding C-Myc-binding protein yields the protein MAHYKAADSKREQFRRYLEKSGVLDTLTKVLVALYEEPEKPNSALDFLKHHLGAATPENPEIELLRLELAEMKEKYEAIVEENKKLKTKLAQYEPPQEEKRAE from the exons ATGGCCCATTACAAA GCCGCCGACTCGAAGCGCGAGCAGTTCCGGAGGTACTTGGAGAAGTCGGGGGTGCTGGACACGCTGACCAAGG TATTGGTAGCCTTATATGAAGAACCAGAGAAACCTAATAGTGCTTTGGA ttttttaaagCATCACTTAGGAGCTGCTACCCcagaaaatccagaaatagaGCTGCTTCGCCTAGAATtggcagaaatgaaagagaaatatgaagctattgtagaagaaaataaaaaactgaaaacaaag CTTGCTCAGTATGAACCACCTCAGGAGGAGAAACGTGCTGAATAG
- the GJA9 gene encoding gap junction alpha-9 protein isoform X1: protein MGDWNFLGGILEEVHIHSTVIGKMWLTILFIFRMLVLGVAAEDVWNDEQSGFICNTEQPGCRNVCYDRAFPISLIRYWVLQVIFVSSPSLVYMGHALYRLRVLEKQRQMKKEQLRGELEEAELETPGDRRRLEEELCQLEQRKVNKVPLRGTLLCTYVIHIFTRSVVEVGFMIGQYLLYGFHLEPLFKCHGHPCPNTIDCFVSRPTEKTIFLLFMQSIATVSLFLNVLEIFHLGFKKIKRGLWGQYKLKDEHNEFCTKSKQNLAKYQNTSANSLKRLSSVPDYSLLVDKQTHTAGYPSLNPSAFQTDPDNHIGNDDKGILDEQETLLSEMCTFSTACGHLQNISSSNKEDTHKLSGKEVNGNQLRGKRETDGKDSKRNHYFKGHCSSPGDAIELNNHVGQSPQTAFSLPANCTWKPKWPRATRGPSAESENQALPPKGYLKGQLRESTTRILPPSQGDFQPLDIPDTPDSSGGLSFESKLVRTCSNPTACTPTHLVSLTNNLIGRRAPTDLQI from the coding sequence ATGGGGGACTGGAATTTCCTTGGAGGCATTCTGGAGGAGGTTCACATCCACTCCACGGTGATTGGAAAGATGTGGCTCACCATCCTGTTCATATTTCGAATGCTTGTTCTGGGTGTAGCAGCTGAAGATGTCTGGAATGATGAGCAGTCTGGCTTCATCTGTAATACAGAACAACCCGGCTGCAGAAATGTATGCTATGATCGGGCCTTCCCTATCTCCCTCATTAGATACTGGGTTTTGCAGGTGATCTTTGTGTCTTCACCATCCCTGGTCTACATGGGCCATGCTTTGTACCGACTGAGAGTTCTGGAGAAGCAGAGGCAGATGAAGAAGGAGCAACTGAGAGGTGAACTGGAGGAGGCAGAGCTTGAAACGCCTGGGGATCGGAGGCGACTGGAGGAAGAACTGTGTCAGCTGGAGCAAAGGAAAGTAAATAAAGTTCCACTCAGAGGAACCTTGCTTTGCACTTATGTGATACACATTTTCACTCGCTCTGTGGTTGAAGTTGGGTTCATGATTGGACAGTATCTTTTATATGGATTTCACTTAGAGCCTCTATTTAAATGCCACGGCCACCCATGTCCAAATACAATTGATTGTTTTGTCTCTAGACCCACAGAAAAGACAATATTCCTATTATTCATGCAATCCATAGCAACTGTTTcacttttcttaaatgttttagaaattttCCATCTaggttttaaaaagattaaaagaggGCTTTGGGGACAATATAAATTGAAGGATGAACATAATGAATTTTGTACCAAGTCAAAACAAAAccttgccaaatatcaaaacacATCTGCAAACTCACTGAAACGACTCTCTTCTGTACCTGATTATAGTCTGTTAGTGGAcaagcaaacacacacagcagGGTATCCTAGTTTAAATCCCTCTGCATTTCAGACAGACCCTGATAACCATATTGGAAATGATGACAAAGGCATTTTGGATGAACAGGAAACTCTACTTTCTGAGATGTGCACATTTAGTACGGCCTGTGGTCATCTTCAAAATATCAGCTCAAGTAATAAAGAAGACACTCATAAACTATCTGGAAAAGAAGTTAATGGTAACCAGTTGaggggaaaaagagaaactgatggcaaagacagcaaaagaaatcacTACTTTAAAGGTCACTGTTCCAGTCCAGGTGATGCTATAGAGCTTAACAACCACGTGGGACAGTCACCCCAAACAGCTTTCTCTCTGCCAGCTAACTGCACCTGGAAACCGAAGTGGCCTCGGGCTACCCGGGGTCCCTCTGCAGAAAGTGAAAACCAGGCATTACCTCCTAAAGGTTACCTCAAGGGCCAGCTCAGGGAGAGCACAACCAGAATCCTTCCTCCTTCACAGGGAGACTTTCAACCACTTGACATTCCAGACACTCCTGATTCTTCGGGAGGGCTGTCCTTTGAATCCAAGTTGGTCAGAACCTGCAGTAACCCTACTGCTTGTACTCCAACTCATTTGGTGTCACTGACAAACAACCTCATTGGAAGGCGGGCTCCCACAGACCTTCAGATCTGA
- the GJA9 gene encoding gap junction alpha-9 protein isoform X2 — translation MGHALYRLRVLEKQRQMKKEQLRGELEEAELETPGDRRRLEEELCQLEQRKVNKVPLRGTLLCTYVIHIFTRSVVEVGFMIGQYLLYGFHLEPLFKCHGHPCPNTIDCFVSRPTEKTIFLLFMQSIATVSLFLNVLEIFHLGFKKIKRGLWGQYKLKDEHNEFCTKSKQNLAKYQNTSANSLKRLSSVPDYSLLVDKQTHTAGYPSLNPSAFQTDPDNHIGNDDKGILDEQETLLSEMCTFSTACGHLQNISSSNKEDTHKLSGKEVNGNQLRGKRETDGKDSKRNHYFKGHCSSPGDAIELNNHVGQSPQTAFSLPANCTWKPKWPRATRGPSAESENQALPPKGYLKGQLRESTTRILPPSQGDFQPLDIPDTPDSSGGLSFESKLVRTCSNPTACTPTHLVSLTNNLIGRRAPTDLQI, via the coding sequence ATGGGCCATGCTTTGTACCGACTGAGAGTTCTGGAGAAGCAGAGGCAGATGAAGAAGGAGCAACTGAGAGGTGAACTGGAGGAGGCAGAGCTTGAAACGCCTGGGGATCGGAGGCGACTGGAGGAAGAACTGTGTCAGCTGGAGCAAAGGAAAGTAAATAAAGTTCCACTCAGAGGAACCTTGCTTTGCACTTATGTGATACACATTTTCACTCGCTCTGTGGTTGAAGTTGGGTTCATGATTGGACAGTATCTTTTATATGGATTTCACTTAGAGCCTCTATTTAAATGCCACGGCCACCCATGTCCAAATACAATTGATTGTTTTGTCTCTAGACCCACAGAAAAGACAATATTCCTATTATTCATGCAATCCATAGCAACTGTTTcacttttcttaaatgttttagaaattttCCATCTaggttttaaaaagattaaaagaggGCTTTGGGGACAATATAAATTGAAGGATGAACATAATGAATTTTGTACCAAGTCAAAACAAAAccttgccaaatatcaaaacacATCTGCAAACTCACTGAAACGACTCTCTTCTGTACCTGATTATAGTCTGTTAGTGGAcaagcaaacacacacagcagGGTATCCTAGTTTAAATCCCTCTGCATTTCAGACAGACCCTGATAACCATATTGGAAATGATGACAAAGGCATTTTGGATGAACAGGAAACTCTACTTTCTGAGATGTGCACATTTAGTACGGCCTGTGGTCATCTTCAAAATATCAGCTCAAGTAATAAAGAAGACACTCATAAACTATCTGGAAAAGAAGTTAATGGTAACCAGTTGaggggaaaaagagaaactgatggcaaagacagcaaaagaaatcacTACTTTAAAGGTCACTGTTCCAGTCCAGGTGATGCTATAGAGCTTAACAACCACGTGGGACAGTCACCCCAAACAGCTTTCTCTCTGCCAGCTAACTGCACCTGGAAACCGAAGTGGCCTCGGGCTACCCGGGGTCCCTCTGCAGAAAGTGAAAACCAGGCATTACCTCCTAAAGGTTACCTCAAGGGCCAGCTCAGGGAGAGCACAACCAGAATCCTTCCTCCTTCACAGGGAGACTTTCAACCACTTGACATTCCAGACACTCCTGATTCTTCGGGAGGGCTGTCCTTTGAATCCAAGTTGGTCAGAACCTGCAGTAACCCTACTGCTTGTACTCCAACTCATTTGGTGTCACTGACAAACAACCTCATTGGAAGGCGGGCTCCCACAGACCTTCAGATCTGA